One Legionella hackeliae genomic region harbors:
- a CDS encoding ankyrin repeat domain-containing protein: MKDAAIEILIYKPDPDHPLPENQRGVVVNPHLKQRFKQFVPIGVYLEGSDLKYYFFDQCDKSPKIYSSLDELKRDLPEELDNIFEKNPKLFIMGHAGGGEYGMGNCHGPSEQLYDNHFDNLLHGFKRALPAHHGEVFVTLEGCNTDNQLNAAANSQKKTFLERVSVKHPEITFGGTGPWNAQDVQTGFRSLSPASPITSMAGNIWKAGNSVIFHHGEYQVAVRKSLFASTQTAKELKVNTIEYARAILGKDGADELIAKIALNRDILNIQDLKKIEGFPELRFEGEDVAKFVEQENQILGKEQENYLTRVRDILGRADPIEQLTDRDVLELLLGLKEPSVFKGHEDLLESILANKALLNLAMVSCGKVLIGGPSNDSVIALLLKHGADINSSDKKGMTALHYAVQNFYNYRKEPLHLIKKLLECGASLEVRNEKGQTPIETAQEHSKDGRVTASDKLLASLKSSNSLPTPLELKQSIRQIFQMSQHKADELLSLPIAKREYSKCSEGTLYIPEDVVEKLHGILQSATGSNELLSAFESELSVVISALEKGIGTGEAIDGEEDEFIPKRFENAKLQLTAAIDALVGMKQEMDTSKDATVEDQLPKLKS; encoded by the coding sequence ATGAAAGACGCTGCAATAGAAATCTTAATATATAAACCAGATCCAGATCATCCACTGCCTGAAAATCAGAGAGGTGTGGTGGTAAATCCTCACTTAAAACAACGGTTCAAGCAATTTGTTCCAATTGGCGTCTATTTAGAAGGCTCTGATTTGAAGTATTATTTTTTCGATCAGTGTGATAAATCCCCAAAAATCTATAGTAGTTTGGATGAACTCAAACGAGACTTACCGGAAGAACTAGACAATATATTTGAGAAGAACCCAAAATTATTTATTATGGGCCATGCTGGTGGTGGCGAATATGGTATGGGTAATTGCCATGGCCCAAGTGAGCAGTTATATGATAATCATTTTGATAATTTATTACATGGTTTTAAACGAGCATTGCCCGCACATCATGGTGAAGTTTTTGTGACTTTAGAAGGTTGTAATACAGACAATCAACTTAATGCTGCAGCAAACTCACAGAAAAAAACATTTTTAGAAAGAGTATCAGTGAAACATCCAGAAATCACGTTTGGTGGAACTGGACCATGGAATGCGCAAGATGTACAGACCGGCTTCCGATCCCTTTCGCCGGCATCCCCTATCACATCGATGGCAGGAAATATTTGGAAGGCTGGAAACAGTGTTATTTTTCATCATGGTGAATATCAAGTTGCCGTTCGAAAATCTTTATTTGCCTCAACACAAACAGCTAAAGAATTAAAAGTGAACACCATAGAATATGCCCGTGCAATTCTAGGTAAAGACGGAGCCGATGAACTGATAGCAAAAATCGCTTTAAATCGAGATATTCTAAACATTCAAGATTTAAAGAAAATTGAGGGTTTTCCAGAATTGCGATTTGAAGGAGAAGATGTTGCAAAGTTTGTTGAACAGGAAAATCAAATATTAGGTAAAGAACAAGAAAATTATTTAACACGTGTCCGTGATATCTTAGGTCGGGCGGACCCTATAGAACAACTGACCGATAGAGATGTACTAGAACTTCTCTTAGGTTTAAAAGAACCTTCTGTATTTAAAGGTCATGAAGACTTGCTAGAGTCAATTCTAGCTAATAAAGCTTTGTTAAACCTGGCAATGGTAAGTTGTGGAAAAGTCCTTATTGGTGGCCCAAGTAATGATAGCGTCATTGCTTTATTATTAAAACATGGCGCTGATATTAATAGTTCTGATAAAAAAGGCATGACTGCTTTGCACTATGCGGTACAGAATTTTTATAATTATAGAAAAGAGCCGTTACATCTCATTAAAAAGTTATTAGAGTGTGGTGCTAGTCTTGAAGTGCGAAATGAAAAAGGACAGACTCCTATCGAGACAGCGCAAGAACATAGCAAAGATGGAAGAGTAACTGCTAGTGATAAGCTTCTCGCATCTTTGAAATCTAGCAATTCGCTACCAACTCCCTTAGAACTAAAACAATCTATTAGACAAATATTTCAGATGAGTCAACACAAGGCTGATGAACTACTTTCATTACCTATTGCGAAACGTGAATATAGCAAATGCAGTGAAGGCACTCTTTATATTCCTGAAGATGTAGTGGAAAAATTGCATGGAATCTTGCAATCTGCAACGGGGAGTAATGAACTATTATCGGCGTTTGAATCAGAGCTTAGTGTGGTTATCAGCGCTCTTGAAAAAGGCATTGGAACTGGAGAAGCAATTGATGGTGAGGAAGATGAATTTATCCCTAAACGTTTTGAAAATGCAAAACTCCAGTTAACAGCGGCTATCGACGCACTGGTTGGGATGAAACAAGAGATGGATACTTCAAAAGATGCTACAGTTGAAGACCAACTTCCAAAACTAAAATCTTAA
- a CDS encoding helix-turn-helix transcriptional regulator, producing the protein MSRTERLFDLIQLLRRHQLPVSGKNLSEELGVSLRTLYRDIITLQSLGAPIEGEPGVGYVLKSGFMLPPLMFSDDEIEAMVLGSRWVAQRADTQLKIAAQNVLAKISAVLPTELKHQLETSGLLVPPGKCAESKDSDLILIRKAIRLERKIELEYQDLQNNHSTRILWPIALGFFDEVHLMVGWCELRQDFRHFRTDRILQLSIKEQKYSERRQSLLKKWRTLHNIPQSY; encoded by the coding sequence ATGTCTCGAACTGAACGTTTATTTGATTTAATTCAATTACTACGACGTCATCAATTACCCGTGAGTGGCAAAAATCTTTCAGAAGAATTAGGCGTGAGCCTACGGACTCTTTACCGAGATATAATAACCTTACAATCCTTAGGCGCGCCAATTGAAGGCGAGCCCGGTGTTGGTTATGTGCTTAAATCTGGTTTTATGTTGCCTCCTTTGATGTTTTCAGATGATGAAATTGAGGCAATGGTGCTAGGGTCACGTTGGGTTGCACAACGAGCGGATACTCAACTTAAAATCGCAGCTCAAAATGTGCTTGCAAAAATTTCAGCAGTCCTTCCTACTGAATTAAAACACCAACTAGAAACTTCAGGACTCTTAGTTCCCCCAGGAAAATGTGCCGAAAGTAAGGATAGTGATCTTATTCTCATTCGCAAAGCGATACGTTTAGAACGAAAAATCGAATTAGAATATCAAGATCTCCAAAACAATCATTCGACACGAATACTCTGGCCTATTGCGCTCGGCTTTTTTGATGAAGTGCATCTCATGGTGGGTTGGTGTGAGCTAAGGCAGGACTTCCGTCACTTCAGAACCGATAGAATTCTTCAATTATCCATTAAAGAACAAAAATATTCCGAACGCCGACAATCCCTTTTAAAGAAGTGGCGCACCCTACATAATATTCCCCAATCCTATTGA
- a CDS encoding sensor histidine kinase, with amino-acid sequence MKFNIYIKILTAFFVIFLILVLAFFKYLKSVETKIVVNAGKTTSQGLLISLEKELINNPKSNWDAIIKKKTDNVIHLIAIDSLKLTLAQNNQLNNGEIIFLSGTTYQFLNEVIVEHTAYKKIGNTPYALAYNFSDPDEIIFNYMNPVLKQIVQHLLSKSKNTWSNELLSLEKIYGFPLHVYKTKSKLLPSNIINSLSTKRLVLETNKNSSQIVILYYRFSGGILKIGPLSYLPVMARISDVMYYFIGTFFFISLCLIALFSLLFVRNMKKVYQITKNFSQGNFDFHRKIGTTSVLYGLYRNIIQMGEQLKELIESHKQLCRFVAHEIRTPLSTIQMATDSIKRRNAEDALLNKQINSIQEDIADMNRLVSTFLIYSKMHSNELKLKQSETDIIVWLRKLLESYSSSTFEITFHSNELNSLKAYIDENILKHAVTNLITNAMKFAEHTISLTISLDNSHILLHVDDDGPGLPEEGADDIFSEYTIAEDAGIGDKHIGLGLAIVKKVVNLHGGKVMATQSPILKGARFTIVLPIYS; translated from the coding sequence ATGAAATTTAATATTTATATTAAAATTTTGACTGCGTTCTTTGTGATTTTTTTAATTCTTGTTTTGGCATTTTTTAAATATTTAAAGTCAGTTGAGACAAAGATAGTTGTTAATGCTGGAAAAACGACCTCGCAAGGGCTTTTAATTAGTTTAGAAAAAGAGTTAATTAATAACCCGAAATCAAACTGGGATGCGATAATAAAGAAGAAAACAGATAATGTTATTCATCTTATAGCAATCGACAGTCTAAAACTCACCCTGGCGCAGAATAATCAGTTAAATAATGGTGAAATCATTTTTTTATCAGGTACAACCTATCAATTTCTAAACGAGGTCATTGTAGAACATACGGCGTATAAAAAAATTGGTAATACCCCATATGCATTAGCTTACAATTTTTCAGATCCTGACGAAATTATTTTTAATTATATGAATCCTGTTTTAAAACAAATCGTTCAACATTTATTATCAAAATCAAAAAATACGTGGAGTAATGAACTATTAAGTTTAGAAAAAATATATGGGTTTCCTCTTCATGTTTATAAAACCAAGAGTAAACTCTTGCCAAGTAATATAATTAATTCTTTATCAACAAAGCGTCTAGTACTTGAAACCAATAAAAACTCGTCACAAATTGTTATTCTCTATTATCGTTTTAGTGGTGGAATACTCAAAATTGGCCCACTAAGCTATCTGCCAGTTATGGCAAGAATCAGTGATGTTATGTATTATTTTATAGGAACTTTCTTTTTTATATCCCTTTGTCTTATTGCCTTATTTTCATTGCTTTTTGTTAGAAATATGAAAAAGGTATATCAGATAACAAAAAATTTTAGTCAAGGTAACTTTGATTTTCATCGGAAAATTGGTACCACCTCTGTTTTGTATGGGCTGTATAGAAATATCATCCAAATGGGTGAGCAATTAAAAGAACTGATTGAATCACATAAACAATTGTGCCGGTTTGTCGCGCATGAAATTAGGACTCCTTTGTCAACCATACAAATGGCGACGGATAGTATCAAAAGGAGAAACGCTGAAGATGCATTGCTCAATAAACAGATAAACAGCATACAAGAAGATATTGCAGATATGAATCGGCTCGTCAGCACTTTTTTGATTTACTCAAAAATGCATTCAAACGAATTGAAATTAAAACAGTCTGAGACCGATATAATAGTATGGTTAAGAAAGTTATTAGAGTCTTATTCTTCCTCAACATTTGAAATTACATTTCATTCTAATGAGTTAAATTCTTTGAAAGCATACATAGATGAAAATATTTTAAAACACGCTGTTACCAATTTGATTACAAATGCCATGAAATTTGCAGAGCACACTATTTCTTTAACCATTTCGCTGGATAATAGTCATATTTTACTTCACGTAGACGATGATGGCCCAGGCTTGCCGGAGGAGGGTGCGGATGACATTTTTTCTGAATATACAATTGCTGAAGACGCAGGAATTGGAGATAAACATATTGGGTTAGGATTAGCTATTGTTAAAAAAGTTGTTAATCTCCACGGAGGAAAGGTCATGGCTACACAATCACCGATATTAAAAGGTGCTCGATTCACCATAGTACTTCCAATATATTCTTAA
- a CDS encoding response regulator: MKDKSILLVEDNVKLANYLKESLQEAGYDVSIEKRGDRAVYRIIREQPCLVILDIMLPGMNGDQICHTIRDEYLGKILMLTAINDIESEVSSLNLGADDYLTKPVADEVLKARIEALLRRPNLVNNQNQFQFGNFSINFSTKSVHLFDEEISISTSDFEMLALLVKNHDRLLSRDSIMYALSGHEYDGVDRGIDLKISRLRKALNDNNKKPYRIKTIHKKGYVFVSAAWE; encoded by the coding sequence ATGAAAGATAAATCAATATTGCTTGTAGAAGATAACGTTAAGTTAGCCAATTACCTCAAAGAAAGCTTACAAGAAGCAGGTTATGATGTTTCTATTGAAAAACGTGGTGATAGAGCGGTCTATCGCATCATTCGTGAGCAACCTTGCCTAGTAATATTAGATATAATGCTTCCTGGCATGAATGGTGATCAAATATGCCATACCATTAGAGATGAGTATTTGGGGAAAATACTCATGCTAACAGCAATTAATGATATTGAAAGTGAAGTATCCTCTTTAAATTTAGGAGCAGATGACTACTTAACTAAACCTGTTGCAGACGAGGTTTTGAAAGCAAGAATAGAGGCATTGTTACGTCGACCCAATTTAGTTAATAATCAAAATCAATTTCAATTTGGCAATTTTTCTATCAATTTTAGTACTAAGAGTGTTCATCTCTTTGATGAAGAAATTTCAATAAGTACCAGTGACTTTGAAATGCTTGCTTTGTTGGTTAAGAACCATGATAGGTTGCTGAGTCGAGATAGCATTATGTATGCTCTTTCTGGGCATGAATATGATGGGGTTGATAGAGGTATCGATTTAAAAATATCACGTTTAAGAAAAGCATTGAATGATAATAATAAAAAGCCCTATCGTATAAAAACAATTCATAAAAAAGGATATGTATTTGTATCAGCGGCTTGGGAATAA
- a CDS encoding VOC family protein → MSFDPNLVLFYVSNIEKSTHFYSELLTAHPIHTEPDYVMFLLKSGLRLGLWSQNSAQPAPTTLGGGSELAILVGSEQTIDELFGNYRNKDFKIIQEPTHMDFGYTFVICDPDGHRIRFFSKK, encoded by the coding sequence ATGTCATTCGATCCCAATTTAGTTCTATTTTATGTGAGCAATATAGAAAAAAGTACTCATTTTTATTCAGAATTACTCACTGCACATCCTATACACACCGAGCCTGACTATGTGATGTTTTTATTAAAATCTGGCTTACGACTAGGTTTGTGGTCTCAAAATTCTGCCCAACCAGCCCCCACTACGCTTGGTGGCGGTAGCGAGCTCGCCATTTTGGTTGGCTCTGAGCAAACGATTGATGAACTTTTTGGAAATTATCGAAATAAGGACTTTAAAATAATACAAGAACCGACTCATATGGATTTTGGTTATACCTTTGTAATCTGCGACCCAGATGGCCATCGCATTCGCTTTTTTTCAAAGAAATGA
- a CDS encoding EVE domain-containing protein, with translation MNQNWLAVACATHVRIGVEGEFMQVCHGKLAPLKRIKADDCIIYYSPTSHFGGTKKVQAFTAIGIVLPGEPYQVDMGNGFYPFRRNVLWSNKAIDVSIHTLIESLELTKNTKNWGYQFRFGVLKISEHDKRIIAHAMQAYIN, from the coding sequence ATGAATCAAAACTGGCTCGCTGTCGCCTGTGCAACACATGTGCGAATTGGAGTGGAAGGAGAATTTATGCAAGTTTGCCATGGTAAACTTGCACCTCTAAAAAGAATAAAAGCGGACGATTGTATTATTTATTACTCGCCAACCTCGCACTTTGGCGGCACCAAGAAAGTGCAGGCATTTACGGCAATTGGAATAGTTCTACCCGGCGAACCTTATCAAGTGGATATGGGCAATGGTTTTTATCCTTTTCGACGCAATGTGCTTTGGTCCAATAAAGCGATTGATGTTTCAATACATACACTGATTGAATCGCTGGAATTGACAAAAAATACCAAGAATTGGGGATATCAATTTCGTTTTGGCGTATTAAAAATCAGTGAACACGACAAACGCATCATTGCCCATGCCATGCAAGCTTATATTAATTAA
- a CDS encoding cupin domain-containing protein gives MLDTTIIENNWRSRGFSFELWEDPPGQIWKDFRHETDELFMLLEGEVILTVGNKTLKPAIGEKY, from the coding sequence ATGCTGGATACAACAATAATTGAGAACAATTGGCGCTCTCGTGGCTTTAGTTTTGAGCTTTGGGAAGATCCCCCAGGTCAAATTTGGAAGGATTTTAGGCATGAAACGGATGAGTTATTCATGTTGCTTGAAGGTGAAGTTATTTTAACCGTGGGCAATAAAACGTTAAAACCTGCTATTGGAGAGAAGTATTGA
- a CDS encoding aminoglycoside adenylyltransferase family protein, producing the protein MENNSDVKQQLKECLEVLTKILGADLLGVYLYGSYLVGGLQKYSDIDLFVVTNRTTTSKEKMELTNHLLQISGIYMKSTKPPIEMTLVEREAINPWHYPPLFDFQYGEWLRPSFEMGSFEPWPGREMPDLALIITQVLLKSHTLLGERPEHLLAPVPYSDFIKAMLHDLGRLSAELEQDTRNVLLTYARIWSTLETNKIRSKPIAADWVIDRLPKMYQPVMNRAKHICIGLEDEYWDDINVLVKPCADFILSRITDQKLSINLKDPCTLIKLA; encoded by the coding sequence ATGGAAAACAACAGTGATGTAAAGCAACAACTCAAAGAATGTCTTGAGGTACTAACAAAGATTTTAGGCGCAGATCTTTTGGGTGTTTATCTTTATGGTTCTTATCTTGTAGGTGGTTTGCAAAAATACAGTGACATTGATTTATTTGTTGTAACAAATCGTACCACAACTTCAAAAGAAAAGATGGAGTTGACTAACCATCTTCTCCAAATATCAGGCATTTACATGAAAAGTACGAAGCCACCTATAGAAATGACCCTTGTGGAAAGGGAGGCTATCAATCCTTGGCATTATCCTCCTCTGTTTGATTTTCAATACGGTGAATGGCTTCGTCCATCATTTGAAATGGGTAGTTTTGAACCATGGCCTGGTCGTGAAATGCCCGATCTTGCGCTGATTATCACTCAAGTCTTATTAAAGAGCCATACATTGCTGGGTGAAAGACCTGAACATCTATTAGCCCCTGTCCCATATAGCGACTTTATAAAAGCGATGCTTCATGATCTTGGGAGACTTTCAGCTGAGCTTGAACAGGACACTCGAAATGTATTACTAACCTATGCACGGATTTGGAGTACATTAGAAACTAATAAGATTCGATCGAAACCTATAGCCGCCGATTGGGTGATTGATCGTCTACCTAAGATGTATCAGCCCGTGATGAACAGAGCGAAACACATATGCATTGGTTTGGAAGATGAATATTGGGATGATATTAATGTGCTTGTAAAACCCTGTGCTGATTTTATATTAAGTAGAATTACGGATCAAAAGTTATCAATAAATCTAAAAGATCCTTGCACCTTAATAAAGTTAGCCTAG
- a CDS encoding DNA-binding protein, with protein sequence MTLDNLIGISLEKIPPHPDTIKRLLHAAERNILDSKIDLVSAENRFDAAYKAIMQIANAALQSHGYRTLTSKPGHHQTMIQLLPQTLGIDKKTVIILDAMRKQRNIADYSGDIIPESAVITCIAQAEALLKDFKKWLSVKDGKQQ encoded by the coding sequence ATGACCTTGGATAATTTAATTGGCATCAGCCTGGAAAAAATACCACCTCACCCAGATACAATAAAACGGCTTTTGCATGCGGCTGAACGTAATATTTTGGATTCAAAAATTGACTTGGTTAGCGCGGAGAATCGCTTTGATGCTGCCTATAAAGCAATTATGCAAATAGCAAATGCAGCACTTCAATCTCATGGATATCGAACCTTGACTTCTAAACCAGGACATCATCAAACGATGATTCAGTTATTGCCTCAGACTTTAGGTATTGATAAAAAAACAGTGATTATATTGGATGCTATGCGTAAACAACGCAATATTGCAGATTATTCTGGCGATATTATTCCTGAGAGTGCAGTAATAACTTGTATTGCTCAAGCAGAAGCATTGTTAAAGGATTTTAAAAAATGGCTGAGTGTTAAAGATGGAAAACAACAGTGA
- a CDS encoding nucleotidyltransferase domain-containing protein, with amino-acid sequence MFDTSILFSEYRRRVLALLLLHPDERYHVREIARLTNTTAGTLHRELSKLAKSKVLLREQSGNQVYYQANRNFPIYTELTSILKKTSGLVDVLFDFLTPLAEKIEVAFVFGSVAKGTENLGSDIDVLIIGEVDFTEAVEALYAAQASLGREINPKIYSREQWKASLQKQDLFIQEVLNNPKLFIMGAEHDLG; translated from the coding sequence ATGTTTGATACTTCAATATTGTTTTCTGAATATCGGCGGCGTGTGCTGGCACTTTTATTGCTTCATCCTGATGAGCGTTATCATGTCCGAGAGATTGCGCGGTTAACGAATACCACAGCGGGTACACTTCATCGAGAACTATCCAAACTTGCTAAATCCAAAGTACTTCTGCGCGAGCAGAGTGGTAATCAAGTTTATTACCAAGCAAATCGAAATTTTCCTATTTATACGGAGCTTACAAGTATTTTAAAGAAAACGTCTGGTTTGGTGGATGTGTTGTTTGATTTTTTAACTCCATTAGCTGAAAAAATTGAAGTAGCTTTTGTTTTTGGTTCGGTGGCCAAAGGAACTGAAAACCTTGGAAGTGATATTGATGTGCTTATTATTGGTGAGGTTGATTTTACAGAAGCAGTTGAGGCTCTTTATGCTGCTCAAGCTAGTTTAGGGAGAGAAATTAATCCCAAAATATATTCCAGGGAACAATGGAAGGCATCTTTACAAAAACAAGATCTTTTCATTCAGGAGGTTTTAAATAATCCCAAGCTATTTATTATGGGAGCTGAACATGACCTTGGATAA
- a CDS encoding phosphotransferase, whose translation MNNLLPLFKWGTDYLVSNGYSIEHSPEIVLSTPWSHVIRFATSTENFYLKQTPPSLFLSNEPKIIRVLSSQFHANVPDIIEINEDLHCFLMRDAGISLRQTLKTNFKPELLCQAIKQYATIQLSAEECIVTFLKLGVPDWRLNQLPFLYDHMLKQTAFLKAEGLTDKELQTLHSLSPKFSAQCKLLASFRIPETIGYHDFHDKNVLLDPITKRMTFVDWGETAIIHPFFSLHTCLEQSITHYGVTEGDSTYQKLQDACLEKWLGLATKERLLSAFLLAKQIRLFWNILASNQFILSVDRQAYQAYYPNQHSPIAGGFKAFLEGMH comes from the coding sequence ATGAATAATCTACTACCACTTTTCAAATGGGGAACCGATTACCTGGTTTCTAATGGCTACTCAATAGAGCACTCACCAGAAATTGTATTGTCAACACCGTGGTCTCATGTGATCCGATTTGCAACATCAACAGAGAATTTTTATTTAAAACAAACACCACCCTCTCTTTTTCTATCTAATGAGCCCAAAATCATTCGAGTATTGTCATCCCAATTCCATGCCAATGTGCCCGATATAATTGAAATTAATGAGGATTTACATTGTTTTCTAATGAGGGATGCGGGTATTTCTTTGCGTCAAACGCTTAAAACCAACTTCAAGCCAGAGCTATTATGCCAAGCAATAAAGCAATATGCCACAATCCAACTCAGCGCAGAAGAATGTATCGTGACATTTCTCAAACTAGGCGTACCTGATTGGCGATTAAATCAATTACCCTTTCTTTATGATCACATGTTAAAGCAAACTGCTTTTTTAAAAGCAGAGGGTCTAACGGATAAAGAATTGCAAACATTACACAGTCTAAGTCCGAAATTTTCAGCGCAGTGCAAATTATTAGCAAGCTTTAGGATTCCTGAAACCATAGGTTATCACGATTTTCATGATAAGAATGTTCTTCTTGATCCAATTACTAAAAGAATGACGTTTGTTGATTGGGGAGAGACCGCGATCATTCATCCATTTTTTTCGTTACATACCTGTCTAGAACAATCGATTACTCACTATGGAGTAACAGAAGGTGATTCAACATACCAGAAACTTCAAGATGCTTGCCTCGAAAAATGGTTAGGATTAGCGACAAAGGAACGGTTATTAAGTGCATTCCTTTTAGCGAAACAAATCCGGCTATTTTGGAATATACTCGCGTCTAATCAGTTTATACTAAGTGTGGATCGACAGGCCTACCAGGCCTACTATCCCAATCAGCATAGCCCGATCGCAGGTGGCTTTAAAGCGTTTCTTGAGGGCATGCATTAA
- a CDS encoding nucleotidyltransferase domain-containing protein, whose translation MTQKKISLENDAVLQFIVDELISLHHCHTIILYGSRARGDFTVTSDYDVAGIREKGDKQRIARFDEAHQVYHDIFVYPENAFDSISDEHLCMSDGIVVLEKAHFGTELLKKLSAFLILPESLPLDEITARRVWYQKMLARAYTRDLEGKYRHIWSIFTILEDYFVFKELRYQGPKKAFKYLETHDPETLSLFDEAITNIDNLDALNRLITRVIKIDKT comes from the coding sequence ATGACACAAAAGAAAATATCATTAGAAAATGATGCTGTTCTGCAATTCATTGTTGATGAATTAATATCTTTACATCATTGCCATACAATTATTTTATATGGCTCGCGCGCACGAGGAGACTTCACAGTAACCAGTGATTATGATGTTGCAGGGATTAGGGAAAAAGGAGATAAGCAACGAATTGCACGCTTTGATGAAGCACATCAAGTTTATCATGATATTTTTGTTTATCCCGAGAATGCTTTTGATTCAATTTCTGATGAACATTTATGTATGTCAGATGGCATCGTTGTTCTTGAAAAAGCTCATTTTGGCACAGAGTTATTAAAAAAACTCTCTGCTTTTTTAATATTGCCTGAGTCCCTCCCTCTTGATGAAATTACAGCACGTAGAGTGTGGTATCAAAAAATGCTGGCAAGGGCGTATACTAGAGATTTAGAAGGAAAATATCGCCATATTTGGTCAATCTTCACAATTCTAGAGGATTATTTTGTATTCAAAGAATTGCGTTATCAAGGTCCAAAAAAAGCATTCAAGTATTTAGAAACACACGATCCAGAGACTTTATCATTATTTGATGAGGCCATAACGAATATCGATAATTTGGATGCCTTAAATAGGCTAATTACAAGAGTTATAAAGATAGACAAAACGTAG
- a CDS encoding DUF167 domain-containing protein → MIYLYPWYKQKDNGLILSLLIQPGAKCNQVVGAVGEELKIKIAAPSIEVKANMELVRYLSVLFKVPKSQIKIKRGLKSRHKIIEVIGCGVDALQWCKI, encoded by the coding sequence ATGATTTACCTATATCCGTGGTATAAACAAAAGGATAATGGATTAATTCTTAGTTTGCTTATTCAACCCGGTGCCAAATGCAATCAAGTAGTAGGTGCTGTTGGAGAGGAACTAAAGATAAAAATCGCGGCACCTTCTATTGAAGTTAAAGCCAACATGGAATTAGTGCGATACCTGTCTGTCTTATTCAAAGTCCCTAAAAGTCAAATTAAAATAAAGAGAGGCCTTAAGTCTCGACACAAGATCATTGAAGTCATTGGTTGTGGTGTTGATGCTCTTCAGTGGTGTAAAATTTAA
- a CDS encoding GyrI-like domain-containing protein produces the protein MTAIIPQLTQIQALTVTGISVRTKNEEELNPQKAQLPHLWEQFYGSTTNETQQNNPIYGVYHHYESDSSGHYTVTAGIEIPNESKATHLDRVIIKAGDYLVFEAAGTNPSEIIKAWQTIWNYFNETSTYQRSYLTDFELYKTPIESAVYIGIK, from the coding sequence ATGACTGCTATCATACCTCAACTAACCCAAATTCAAGCACTGACAGTAACTGGAATAAGTGTGAGAACAAAAAATGAGGAGGAGCTTAATCCTCAAAAAGCACAACTGCCTCATCTTTGGGAACAATTTTATGGCTCGACAACAAATGAAACACAACAAAATAACCCAATTTATGGGGTGTATCACCACTATGAGTCCGATTCATCAGGACATTATACAGTAACTGCAGGAATAGAAATTCCGAATGAGTCCAAAGCCACACACTTGGATAGAGTTATCATAAAAGCAGGAGATTATCTGGTTTTTGAAGCAGCAGGGACTAATCCTTCAGAAATCATTAAAGCCTGGCAAACTATTTGGAACTATTTTAATGAGACATCAACATACCAACGAAGCTATCTTACTGATTTTGAGCTCTATAAAACTCCTATTGAAAGCGCAGTGTATATAGGCATTAAGTAA
- a CDS encoding type II toxin-antitoxin system Phd/YefM family antitoxin, which translates to MQTLYATQVASISELKKNPTKLINDAHGMPVVILNHNVAAAYLIPAETFEKLMDAVDESELKSIVEQRLSEPFTPVKVALDDL; encoded by the coding sequence ATGCAAACTTTATATGCAACACAAGTCGCTAGCATTAGCGAATTAAAGAAAAATCCCACAAAACTTATTAATGATGCTCATGGGATGCCCGTGGTGATTCTTAACCATAATGTAGCTGCTGCTTATTTAATTCCAGCAGAAACTTTTGAAAAACTGATGGATGCTGTTGACGAAAGCGAGCTAAAAAGCATTGTAGAACAACGCCTTTCAGAGCCCTTTACGCCAGTTAAGGTTGCGCTTGATGATCTATGA